The DNA sequence AGAGTCCTAAGTTGGACTTGCATGGCTTTATTGGTCATTTAGGAAGTTCCCCAAGGAGGAAAATCTCCAACTCCTTTGCTTGCTTTGGTTGAGCATGATCCTTTGAATTTGACTCTTTTGCACTATCCTCTTTTCCTTGCTCCTTGCCATCTTCACTTACTTTGTCTTCAACTATGTCGCATCCAAAAATAGAGTAAGCTCCACGAATGGGCTTGTCAGACTCCTCCAAAGTGAACTTGACTAATTTGCCATCCGACTCAAAAGAGTAGACTCCCGAGTGTGCATCTAACTTGAAACGGGCCGTCTTCAACAATGGTCGTCCAAGGAGTATTGATGATGGCTTGGTTGAGTCAATAGGAGGGGTCTCTAAGATGTGAAAATCAGCTGGAAAGAGTAATCCTTGAATATTGACTATGACATTCTCTGCAATCCCCACAACTGACACAATACTCTTGTCGGCTAACACAAATCTCGCCCCGGATCTCTTAAGAGGTGCTAAGTTCAATCTCTCACAGATGGGAAGTGGCATGATGTTCACACACACCCCCAAATCACACATACAGTCCATGAACTTAGTCCCACCAATCAAACAAGCGACCAAACATGGGTCGGGATCATTACATTTTTTAGGAAGTAAAGAAGAGATAGAGTTATCTACCGACTTTTTGTTGAAGTTGCCAAGCTTGTCTTTGTGAGTACAAATATTCTTGAGGAACTTGGCATATTTTGGCACTTGTTGAATAGCTTGAAAGAGAGGGACGGTAACTTCAACTTTCTTAAAAACTTTCACCACAGTAGGGTCAAGATCTTCTTGCTTCTTTGCTTTCTTAGCTATAGTTGGGAATGGAATGGGAAAGGGCTCTTCAAGCAAGGTCTTTCTCTTTGGCTCCTTGACCTTTGGTGGTTCTTTTTCATCTTTATTAATATCTTCATCTCCACTCCTCATCACCTCTATTTCATCTTTCACCTCCTCATTGTTTGTCTCCTCATTCAACTTTGAAGGTATAGCCACATTCTTATCCAACTTAGTACCACTCCTAAGAATAATGACATTTATGCTTCCTTTAGGATTGGGTTGAGGTTGGGAGGGTAAACTACTCGAGGTTGAAGCTTGTTGGGTGCTTTGTGTGGTTTGAGGAGGGAAAGTCAAACGGGTAAGGGCTTCGGCTATTGTAACCATGTAAGCATCTTATTTCTTATGAAACTCTCTTTGTTCTTGCATGAAGGTATGGATTGTGTCATTCATGTGGGATTGATTGGAGGAAAAAGCTTGGTTAACTTGAGTAGGATTGGATCTACTGTTTAGATGTTGATACTTCACTTGAGATGGAGGTTGTGGGGGTTGTTGATATGGTTGTTGGTATTGTGGTTGGCCTTGGGGGTGTTGATGGTAGTAGACTTGAGCATTTTGGTTGGGTTGAGCTTGGAAAGCTTGGTTCC is a window from the Arachis stenosperma cultivar V10309 chromosome 3, arast.V10309.gnm1.PFL2, whole genome shotgun sequence genome containing:
- the LOC130966825 gene encoding uncharacterized protein LOC130966825, which gives rise to MVTIAEALTRLTFPPQTTQSTQQASTSSSLPSQPQPNPKGSINVIILRSGTKLDKNVAIPSKLNEETNNEEVKDEIEVMRSGDEDINKDEKEPPKVKEPKRKTLLEEPFPIPFPTIAKKAKKQEDLDPTVVKVFKKVEVTVPLFQAIQQVPKYAKFLKNICTHKDKLGNFNKKSVDNSISSLLPKKCNDPDPCLVACLIGGTKFMDCMCDLGVCVNIMPLPICERLNLAPLKRSGARFVLADKSIVSVVGIAENVIVNIQGLLFPADFHILETPPIDSTKPSSILLGRPLLKTARFKLDAHSGVYSFESDGKLVKFTLEESDKPIRGAYSIFGCDIVEDKVSEDGKEQGKEDSAKESNSKDHAQPKQAKELEIFLLGELPK